CTGCGTGGACTGCCACGAGCCGCACGGGCAGAGCTACCGCGACGTAAGCGGCCGGCGGCTGGCGGGCCGCTTCGATGACGGTCAGTGCCTGGGCTGCCACGCGAGCAAGGCGGAGCGGACCCGCGCGCACACGCATCACGCGCCCGGCTCGCCCGGCAGCCGCTGCGTCGCCTGCCACATGCCGTACCTGCAGCAGCCCCAGCTTGGCCGCGCGCTGCGCTACGCCCGCTCGGACCACACCATCTCGATCCCGCGCCCCGCGTTCGACGCGGAGCTGCCGGTCCAGGGCGCGTGCCGGCAGTGCCACGTGGCGGAGCCTGTGCGGCAGCTCGAAGCCCGCCTGGTCGAGTGGTACGGCGAGCTCAAGCCGCTGAAAGCGCGCACCTTTCCCATGGCGCAGTTCGACAGCCTGAGCCGATACTTCCTGGAGGAGCTGCGACAGCCGGACATGGGGTCGCTGGACCCGGGCGTGCGGCGCAGCCTGGACCAGCTTGCTGCCGCCCCGGACCTGGACGTGCGCGCGCTCGCGCTCATGGCGCTGCACTTCACGCGCGGCAGCGATCCGGAGGTGCGGCGCGTGCTCGCCGCGCGGCTGCGGGGGCTCCCGGCGGAAGAGGACGACGCGCTGCGGCGGCGCTGGGCCACTGCCCTCGATCTTCTTGGCGACTCCTACCGCCTGGCGGGCGAGTTCGCTTCCGCCACCACCACCTACCGGAAGGCGCTCGAGGTGCTGCCGGAAGACGCGCCGCTGCTGGTGGACCTGGGGACGGCATACGCCGGCGCTGGAGACTATGCCCGGGCCGTGGACGCCTACCGGC
This portion of the Gemmatimonadota bacterium genome encodes:
- a CDS encoding tetratricopeptide repeat protein, which codes for CVDCHEPHGQSYRDVSGRRLAGRFDDGQCLGCHASKAERTRAHTHHAPGSPGSRCVACHMPYLQQPQLGRALRYARSDHTISIPRPAFDAELPVQGACRQCHVAEPVRQLEARLVEWYGELKPLKARTFPMAQFDSLSRYFLEELRQPDMGSLDPGVRRSLDQLAAAPDLDVRALALMALHFTRGSDPEVRRVLAARLRGLPAEEDDALRRRWATALDLLGDSYRLAGEFASATTTYRKALEVLPEDAPLLVDLGTAYAGAGDYARAVDAYRRSLRHDPVQPLAFVNLGFALDQQGDLAGALRAYERALALEPNNALAYFSLGNAYLRHQRLDAAAAAYERAAELDPGLAGAHFSLAQVYGARRQSDKALAAARRGLAFEPDNVRGRQILAALERALGP